In the Anastrepha obliqua isolate idAnaObli1 chromosome 1, idAnaObli1_1.0, whole genome shotgun sequence genome, one interval contains:
- the LOC129236093 gene encoding UNC93-like protein MFSD11, with protein MDLKFVNVIILGFGFMFVFTAFQTMGNIEKTILDSIAKEDNNFTGDGYTSLAIIYTTFSLCNWLAPSFISFTGPRVAMLVGSLTYTLFMITFLFPSNWLLYLSSGILGAGAAITWTGQGNFLARCSDLSTISRNSGVFWALLQCSMFFGNIFVYFQFQDKEHIDAGTRSMVIGVLTAVAVLGIVFLAALRPMADNSVGTSEMQRQQQQHRTGWGSAVYALKSAGNLFITRDMLLLSVAFLYTGMELSFFSGVYGPSIGFTKKIHNTPKEIVGLAGICIGAGEVFGGGLFGILGKKTTRFGRDPIVIAGYVIHMIAFFLIFLNLPNNAPFKDTEDISYMDPPRAWIALLCAFMLGLGDACMNTQIYSMLGGVYVKNSVGAFALFKFTQSIAAAISFFYSSHLGLRAQLGILVVFGTIGTACFCIVEWAVKRRQRESPEDSRTVSQDSRSVSYDK; from the exons AAAACCATACTGGACAGCATCGCGAAGGAAGATAACAACTTCACCGGCGATGGTTACACCAGTTTGGCAATTATTTACACGACATTTTCGCTATGCAATTGGTTGGCGCCGTCCTTCATATCATTTACAGGGCCACGTGTCGCCATGTTGGTGGGCTCCTTAACTTATAC CCTCTTCATGATCACCTTTCTGTTCCCCTCCAACTGGTTGCTCTACCTGTCGAGTGGTATTTTGGGCGCTGGTGCAGCCATAACCTGGACGGGTCAGGGTAACTTCTTGGCACGCTGCAGTGATCTCTCCACCATATCGCGCAACTCGGGCGTCTTCTGGGCGCTGTTGCAATGCAGCATGTTCTTCggcaacatttttgtttacttccAATTCCAAGACAAGGAGCATATTGACGCAGGCACACGCAGCATGGTGATCGGTGTGCTAACCGCCGTAGCAGTATTGGGTATAGTGTTCCTAGCAGCATTGCGCCCCATGGCTGACAACTCGGTGGGCACATCTGAAATGCAgcgacagcagcagcaacatcgTACCGGTTGGGGCAGCGCTGTATATGCGCTGAAATCGGCTGGCAATCTCTTCATCACACGCGATATGCTGTTGCTCAGTGTGGCCTTCCTTTACACAG GCATGGAATTGTCCTTCTTCAGCGGCGTCTACGGTCCTTCAATTGGCTTCACGAAAAAGATACACAATACACCGAAAGAAATTGTCGGCTTGGCTGGTATTTGCATAGGCGCTGGTGAGGTGTTTGGTGGTGGTTTGTTTGGCATTTTGGGAAAGAAGACAACGCGTTTCGGACGTGATCCCATCGTTATTGCCGGCTATGTCATACACATGATTGCATTCTTCTTGATATTCCTCAACTTGCCCAATAATGCGCCATTCAAAGATACCGAGGACATATCATATATGGACCCACCGCGTGCATGGATCGCTCTGCTGTGTGCTTTTATGTTGGGGCTGGGCGATGCCTGCATGAACACACAAATCTATTCGATGTTGGGTGGCGTGTAtgttaagaattcagttggcgCTTTTGCGCTCTTCAAATTTACGCAG tcCATCGCTGCTGCCATAAGCTTCTTTTACTCATCACACCTTGGCTTACGTGCCCAATTAGGCATTTTGGTCGTATTCGGCACAATAGGTACCGCCTGCTTTTGTATTGTTGAGTGGGCGGTGAAGCGACGCCAACGTGAATCGCCGGAGGACTCCAGAACTGTTTCGCAAGACTCACGCTCTGTTTCGTATGACAAATAA